In one Thermaerobacter sp. PB12/4term genomic region, the following are encoded:
- a CDS encoding nucleotidyltransferase family protein, with protein sequence MTGNNGPQKPVYKFTQVLYPRTMPAIPATSQTRSCSSLPSRGVTGNVMVVVFATVLEACQAANRPAPGFDPGPMPHRRRPNSPARWWTIVQVRVWRLDLDAVLTQLRSWATDLLQCNPAVQAVVLFGSLARGDATAHSDADVLEHPV encoded by the coding sequence ATGACGGGCAACAATGGACCCCAGAAACCGGTATACAAATTCACCCAGGTCCTTTATCCACGGACCATGCCCGCAATTCCCGCCACCAGCCAAACCCGTTCTTGCTCAAGCTTACCGTCCCGGGGGGTGACAGGCAACGTCATGGTGGTTGTGTTCGCCACCGTTTTGGAGGCTTGCCAGGCGGCCAACCGGCCGGCCCCCGGCTTTGACCCCGGGCCTATGCCGCATCGGAGGCGGCCCAACTCGCCCGCGAGGTGGTGGACTATTGTGCAGGTCAGGGTTTGGAGGCTGGACCTCGACGCCGTCCTCACGCAGTTGAGGTCCTGGGCAACGGACCTGCTGCAATGCAACCCGGCGGTCCAGGCCGTCGTGCTGTTCGGGTCGCTGGCCCGCGGTGACGCAACGGCCCATAGTGATGCCGATGTACTGGAACATCCCGTTTGA